One Bacteroidia bacterium genomic window, CAAACAAAGTGTGGACTTCAATTCCGCAGAACACGTTCGACTCCTGATATGGAAAAATGTAGGGGACAAAATGACCGGTAACCCAGATGAGGACGCTAACAACGTTGCCTAACACACGTTTGGCAAAAGTGGCGGTTCAGTGCTCCGCAGACTTAATCAAACATTGGTTCTCCGCATCAACATTTGTGGTAAAAATCGCCACCTTCGCCAAGCGCCAAACCGTTAATTTGAAAATGTGCAGATGTACCGATTTAAAAAATACTGAATTAAAAATTGCAAGGTCAAATTTTATGTGTTATTTGCCTGCAATATTCTTTCAATCGAAGAATTTAACAAACTATAAATTAACTAATGCAAAACGAAGAAATAAATATTAACGCAGACTTTCTCACTTTCAAAAATCAAATAGTTCAAAAATTTGGCAAACAATATTTTAAACAGGCTGCAATATTTTTTGAAAGGTCGATGCAACAAGCAAAACAAGGGCATTTACACAGTGCAATTGCAGATGGTAAATTTGCTTTAGAGCTTAGTAATTATTCCAATGACAAAAACGGAATTCAATATCTAATTGGTTTTCTTTCTCAATTACATTGCGACCTCGGACAAATTGGTAAATCAAAAGCATATTATGAATTAGGTTTAAAGCTTCTTGACAAAGAAGCGTCAGACTATGAAGGCGACAAAGAAATGTATCGAAAATTGAAAGAAAATATTGACGGTAAAAACAGAAGAGGAAGTGTCGAGAATGATACGGAAGAATAAAAAGCATCCTCGTAGGCGCTAAGCTGTCGCGAAATATGCGTGATAGTAAGCTAAACGTGTCATACAGTGAGCTTACTATGTCTTCCAATGAACTCACTTTGCCTCACAGTAAGCTCAATATCAATACAAAAGCGAAGCCTTTTTTGATTATCCGCGCAAAGCGAATAGATATTTAAAAAAATAATTTTTCGAACGTCTAAAAAGTGTCATTTTTTTTCAAACAAAAAACGCTATTTTATTTACCTTTGTTTTTATTAAACAACATTTTATTTATGAATAAAGACGCGAAGATTTATGTTGCTGGGCATCGTGGAATGGTTGGTTCTGCTATTGTTCGAAAACTGCAACACGAAGGTTTTAAAAATATTGTAACACGCACTTCGGCGGAATTGGATTTGAAAAATCAGCTTACTGTTGAACATTTTTTTTCTGCCGAAAAGCCTGAATTTGTTTTTTTAGCAGCTGCGAAAGTGGGCGGCATTCATGCCAACAATACCTATCGCGCCGATTTTTTATATGATAATTTGATGATTGAAAGTAACGTGATTCATCAAGCGTACAAACACAAAGTACAAAAGCTACTGTTTTTGGGTTCTTCTTGCATTTATCCGAAACTGGCGCCACAACCACTGAAAGAAGACTATTTATTGACTGGATTATTGGAGGAAACAAACGAGCCGTACGCCATCGCAAAAATTGCAGGCATCAAAATGTGCGATGCGTATAGAAGTCAGTACGGTTGTAATTTTATTTCGGTGATGCCAACCAATTTATACGGACCCAACGACAATTACGATTTGAATAATTCGCACGTATTGCCGGCACTTTTACGAAAATTTCACACGGCAAAAATAGAACACAAAACGTCCGTTGAAATTTGGGGAAGCGGAAAACCGATGCGTGAGTTTTTACACGTAAATGATTTGGCAAACGCTTGCTTCTTTTTGATGGAAACGTATAACGAAAGCGGTTTAGTGAACATCGGAACGGGTGAAGACATCAGCATAAAAGACCTCGCTTTATTGATTAAAAAAATTACAAATTACGAAGGCGAATTAAAATGGGATGCATCCAAACCCGACGGAACACCACGAAAATTAATGGATGTAGGAAAATTACACGCACTTGGATGGAAACATCAAATTAAGTTAGAAGCAGGTATTAAAAGCGTTTATGCCGAAGTGGAAAAATCACTCAAGATTCAATAATTCATCTTCGAAAAATTATTTTTTCAAAAGCACTTTAATCTGAAAGACAGAACTAAAATTCTCATTTTTGAACTATATTTGCATTCTAAAATTAGTCTGTAATTTATGTGGGGATTTCTCATCATCGTTTTTTTTACTTCATTTTTGGTAGTGCTTTTATCAACTCCTTCTTTGATAAAAGTAGCTATTTTAAAACGT contains:
- a CDS encoding GDP-L-fucose synthase, with the protein product MNKDAKIYVAGHRGMVGSAIVRKLQHEGFKNIVTRTSAELDLKNQLTVEHFFSAEKPEFVFLAAAKVGGIHANNTYRADFLYDNLMIESNVIHQAYKHKVQKLLFLGSSCIYPKLAPQPLKEDYLLTGLLEETNEPYAIAKIAGIKMCDAYRSQYGCNFISVMPTNLYGPNDNYDLNNSHVLPALLRKFHTAKIEHKTSVEIWGSGKPMREFLHVNDLANACFFLMETYNESGLVNIGTGEDISIKDLALLIKKITNYEGELKWDASKPDGTPRKLMDVGKLHALGWKHQIKLEAGIKSVYAEVEKSLKIQ